A genome region from Candidatus Tanganyikabacteria bacterium includes the following:
- a CDS encoding carboxypeptidase regulatory-like domain-containing protein, translating into MSPRLVRRLRLAPLAGVAAAFLLGACQLPVALGGFGVLAGLGGPDAPADGSGKPDPAASGGPSGPVGSPNIPVETTGGGLVKGGATLGGKVRLDGRGTAEGVKVHLQGDGGHSATILTDTTGVFRFENIAAGQYQLKITKDGYTSIDRPGVAVPSDPLDFTLVSPILRVDLKAAGDTIYPPPPADKFNLTSQPPRLQVTATIVRSNGDSIAGTRDNLAFSVEPADQAVLGADLVLATTDRAVPGSVTITAKTVDGAIERKLTVPVGDPKAHAGITVVSLRGAR; encoded by the coding sequence GTGAGCCCTCGCCTAGTCCGCCGCCTCCGCCTGGCTCCCCTGGCAGGCGTGGCCGCGGCGTTCCTCCTGGGGGCTTGCCAGCTGCCGGTGGCCCTGGGTGGTTTCGGGGTGCTGGCCGGCCTGGGGGGCCCCGACGCGCCGGCCGACGGCAGCGGCAAGCCCGACCCGGCGGCGTCTGGCGGCCCGAGCGGTCCGGTGGGCAGCCCGAACATCCCGGTCGAGACGACCGGCGGCGGCCTGGTGAAGGGCGGCGCCACGCTCGGCGGGAAGGTGCGGCTCGACGGCCGCGGCACCGCCGAAGGCGTCAAGGTGCACCTTCAGGGCGACGGCGGCCACTCGGCCACCATCCTCACCGACACGACGGGCGTCTTCCGCTTCGAGAACATCGCGGCCGGCCAGTATCAGCTCAAGATCACGAAGGACGGCTACACGAGCATCGACCGGCCGGGCGTCGCGGTCCCGTCGGACCCGCTGGACTTCACGCTCGTCTCCCCGATCCTGCGGGTGGATCTCAAGGCGGCGGGCGACACCATCTATCCCCCGCCGCCGGCCGACAAGTTCAACCTCACGTCGCAACCTCCCAGGCTGCAGGTGACGGCCACGATCGTGCGGTCAAACGGCGACAGCATCGCGGGGACGCGCGACAACCTGGCGTTCTCGGTCGAGCCGGCAGACCAGGCGGTGCTGGGAGCCGATCTGGTCCTCGCGACCACCGACAGGGCGGTGCCGGGCTCGGTGACGATCACCGCGAAGACCGTCGACGGGGCCATCGAACGGAAGCTGACCGTCCCCGTCGGCGATCCGAAGGCCCACGCCGGCATCACCGTCGTTTCGCTGCGAGGCGCGCGGTGA